The proteins below come from a single Necator americanus strain Aroian chromosome V, whole genome shotgun sequence genomic window:
- a CDS encoding hypothetical protein (NECATOR_CHRV.G20799.T1) encodes MAVSSLLALLFFVHVTGAQYLACRNGGQGPCLPNRICAPGALCIPTIVGDVCCELAQIVLPGVPTTTTAAPVLPPVVTVLPATCVDKVNPRTGVSDCPRLAYLCNNAVYYTLMTEQCPRTCNRCTGVGVAPAPGVVVGTTCQDLVDYRTGVSNCAQMAGYCRNPIYATLMRQQCPRTCGYCV; translated from the exons ATGGCAGTCAGTTCTCTTCTTGCACTGCTTTTCTTCGTTCATGTGACTGGAGCGCAGTATCTTGCATGCCGTAATGGAGGACAAGGAC CATGTCTACCTAACCGTATCTGTGCTCCTGGGGCTCTCTGCATACCAACGATAGTAGGAGATGTGTGCTGCGAATTGGCTCAG ATCGTTCTTCCCGGCGTacccacaacaacaacagcagctcCAGTGCTACCTCCAGTGGTCACAGTACTTCCAGCAA CTTGTGTGGATAAGGTAAACCCAAGAACCGGAGTCTCGGATTGTCCTCGGTTGGCCTATCTTTGTAACAATGCTGTTTACTACACGCTTATGACAGAGCAATGTCCAAGGACATGCAATAGATGCACTGGTGTAGGTGTTGCACCGGCACCAGGCG TGGTAGTGGGAACAACCTGCCAAGATTTGGTCGACTACCGAACCGGAGTCTCGAATTGCGCTCAGATGGCTGGTTACTGTCGGAATCCAATCTATGCGACATTAATGAGGCAACAATGTCCCAGAACGTGTGGATACTGCGTTTGA
- a CDS encoding hypothetical protein (NECATOR_CHRV.G20800.T1) produces the protein MIPYWLVTLLIPLYVHSQLHYCEQPASEVCPVSRCTSPTDLCISTKEGKVCCNRDKVRVLVAPSGASGEDLSNANTFSTTACVPTSSNPCKAYSLYEAYMIKMQKFSKTLKLVEFFFSRFTDRSALKLDQ, from the exons ATGATACCATATTGGCTGGTCACGCTTCTTATTCCTTTATATGTGCATTCGCAACTTCATTACTGTGAACAACCTGCATCAGAAG tttgtcCTGTTAGTCGGTGCACTTCACCAACGGACTTATGTATCTCCACGAAGGAAGGCAAAGTCTGCTGCAATAGAGATAAA GTTAGAGTTTTGGTAGCTCCGTCAGGAGCGAGTGGAGAAGACCTTTCAAACGccaacactttttcaactacaGCATGCGTTCCTACGAGTTCAAATCCATGCA AAGCTTACAGTCTTTATGAGGCGTACATGattaaaatgcaaaaattctcgaaaacacTCAAGTtggtcgagttttttttttcgcgatttACTGACAGAAGTGCACTTAAGTTAGATCAGTAG
- a CDS encoding hypothetical protein (NECATOR_CHRV.G20801.T1) translates to MINGLLSFPPGDVGFPVVATDGEFVLGFAVVGFIEDGEFVSGFEDVSFLEDDVAIVLGVDGELVGGFWDVIFSEGLVGVLGVCEVIGEDGADVVAAVVGVDGEIDFGVGDVGFFDDVIVGVLGAGGAAGECSVDGEIDFGAGDVLSFEGLVGLFRVKVVGECGADDKVPLDFGEVDFCVDGVVDVDGLDVELTLDFGDVGFTEEGVDGGCGGDGRLFVDFGNVDFSVDGDVELNGLEGELPLDFVEVYFFVSDVFGLSCLDGEFPMNFGVVDLLEDKVFEVNGLGGGVLVTFPGVVVFEERVLEMSGVDVELLVGFSVVDFFDVEVVEGDGSDGDLSEDFGVVGFLEDKVLEEYGLYGEFRVCFGFVLEDLVWLDNLDGVVVVGDVDGVVGMLGVLRGAVFDSIDGSLFEVVVGITGADSELFLLFLDVEISEGVVSVLGVFGVISVLGVDVELPAMFGPIGVVEGCDYCC, encoded by the coding sequence ATGATAAATGGCTTACTCTCATTTCCACCTGGTGATGTAGGCTTTCCTGTGGTTGCTACAGATGGGGAGTTCGTTCTAGGTTTTGCAGTTGTTGGATTCATTGAAGATGGGGAATTTGTCTCAGGTTTCGAAGATGTCAGTTTCCTTGAAGATGATGTTGCTATAGTACTCGGTGTAGATGGGGAGTTGGTTGGGGGTTTTTGGGATGTCATTTTCTCTGAGGGACTCGTCGGGGTGCTCGGTGTGTGCGAAGTTATTGGAGAAGACGGTGCGGACGTGGTTGCTGCAGTGGTCGGTGTAGATGGCGAGATCGATTTTGGCGTTGGAGACGTAGGTTTCTTTGACGATGTCATTGTCGGAGTACTTGGTGCAGGTGGTGCTGCTGGAGAGTGTAGTGTAGATGGCGAGATCGATTTCGGTGCTGGAGATGTCCTTTCCTTCGAAGGACTGGTCGGACTATTCCGTGTAAAGGTTGTTGGAGAGTGTGGTGCAGATGACAAGGTTCCTTTGGATTTTGGTGAAGTAGATTTTTGTGTCGATGGTGTTGTTGATGTGGATGGGCTAGATGTCGAGCTTACTTTGGATTTTGGAGATGTAGGTTTTACGGAAGAGGGAGTTGATGGAGGCTGCGGTGGAGATGGCAGGCTTTTCGTTGATTTTGGTAATGTGGATTTCTCCGTCGATGGAGATGTCGAATTGAATGGCTTGGAAGGCGAGCTTCCTCTGGATTTTGTGGAAGTATATTTCTTCGTAAGTGATGTTTTTGGGCTGAGTTGCTTGGACGGCGAGTTCCCGATGAATTTTGGAGTTGTAGATTTGCTTGAGGACAAAGTTTTCGAAGTGAATGGTTTGGGCGGCGGGGTTCTGGTAACTTTTCCAGGAGTAGTTGTCTTTGAAGAGAGAGTACTTGAAATGAGTGGTGTAGATGTAGAGCTTCTCGTGGGTTTCAGTGTTGTAGATTTCTTCGATGTTGAGGTTGTTGAAGGGGATGGCTCAGATGGCGATCTTTCTGAGGATTTTGGAGTTGTTGGTTTCCTTGAGGACAAAGTTTTGGAAGAGTATGGCTTATATGGCGAGTTCCGTGTGTGTTTTGGTTTTGTTCTTGAAGATCTAGTTTGGTTAGACAATCTAGATGGGGTTGTTGTTGTAGGCGATGTCGATGGGGTTGTAGGAATGCTAGGCGTACTTCGTGGGGCCGTTTTCGATTCCATAGATGGTAGTTTATTTGAAGTCGTTGTTGGAATAACTGGTGCGGATAGTGAGCTTTTCCTGCTATTTTTAGATGTGGAGATTTCTGAAGGAGTTGTTAGTGTTCTCGGTGTATTTGGGGTTATTTCAGTGCTCGGTGTGGATGTCGAGCTTCCTGCTATGTTTGGACCTATTGGTGTCGTTGAAGGATGTGACTATTGTTGTTGA
- a CDS encoding hypothetical protein (NECATOR_CHRV.G20802.T1) — translation MINGLLSFPPGDVGFPVVATDGEFVLGFAVVGFIEDGEFVSGFEDVSFLEDDVAIVLGVDGELVGGFWDVIFSEGLVGVLGVCEVIGEDGADVVAAVVGVDGEIDFGVGDVGFFDDVIVGVLGAGGAAGECSVDGEIDFGAGDVLSFEGLVGLFRVKVVGECGADDKVPLDFGEVDFCVDGVVDVDGLDVELTLDFGDAFR, via the exons ATGATAAATGGCTTACTCTCATTTCCACCTGGTGATGTAGGCTTTCCTGTGGTTGCTACAGATGGGGAGTTCGTTCTAGGTTTTGCAGTTGTTGGATTCATTGAAGATGGGGAATTTGTCTCAGGTTTCGAAGATGTCAGTTTCCTTGAAGATGATGTTGCTATAGTACTCGGTGTAGATGGGGAGTTGGTTGGGGGTTTTTGGGATGTCATTTTCTCTGAGGGACTCGTCGGGGTGCTCGGTGTGTGCGAAGTTATTGGAGAAGACGGTGCGGACGTGGTTGCTGCAGTGGTCGGTGTAGATGGCGAGATCGATTTTGGCGTTGGAGACGTAGGTTTCTTTGACGATGTCATTGTCGGAGTACTTGGTGCAGGTGGTGCTGCTGGAGAGTGTAGTGTAGATGGCGAGATCGATTTCGGTGCTGGAGATGTCCTTTCCTTCGAAGGACTGGTCGGACTATTCCGTGTAAAGGTTGTTGGAGAGTGTGGTGCAGATGACAAGGTTCCTTTGGATTTTGGTGAAGTAGATTTTTGTGTCGATGGTGTTGTTGATGTGGATGGGCTAGATGTCGAGCTTACTTTGGATTTTGGAGAT GCTTTTCGTTGA
- a CDS encoding hypothetical protein (NECATOR_CHRV.G20803.T1): protein MDGLDVELPSDFGDEGFAEEGVDGGCGVDGEVFVGFGDVGVVDFFEGGVVEVDAFGRELPLDFGDEGFAEEGVDGGCGVDGEVFVGFGDVGVVDFFEGGVVEVDAFGRELPLDFVEVDFCDDGVVDMDGLDVELLLRILEMKVDAFGRELPLDFGDEGFAEEGVDGDCGVDGEVFVGFGDVGVVDFFEGGVVEVDAFGRELPLDFGDEGFAEEGVDGGCGVDGEVFVGFGDVGVVDFFEGFAEEGVDGGCGVDGEVFVGFGDVGVVDFFEGGVVEVDAFGRELPLDFGDEGFAEEGVDGGCGVDGEVFVGFGDVGVVDFFEGGVVEVDAFGRELPLDFGDEGFAEEGVDGGCGVDGELFVGFGDVGVVDFFEGGVVEVDAFGRELPLDFIEVDFCVEGVVKLKGLDGELSFSFGDVGFAEEGVDGGCGVDGELFVGFDVVDIFDREKSEFWTEHYHTGNRAVK from the exons ATGGATGGGCTAGATGTCGAGCTTCCTTCGGATTTTGGAGATGAAGGTTTTGCGGAAGAGGGAGTTGATGGAGGCTGCGGTGTAGACGGCGaggttttcgttggttttggtgatgtaggtgttgtcgatttcttcgaaggtggagtagttgaggtggatgcattcgggcgcgagcttcctttggattttggagatgaaggttttgcggaagagggagttgatggaggctgcggtgtagacggcgaggttttcgttggttttggtgatgtaggtgttgtcgatttcttcgaaggtgGAGTAGTTGAGGTGGATGCATTCGGGCGCGAGCTTCCTTTGGACTTTGTTGAAGTAGATTTCTGCGACGATGGTGTTGTTGATATGGATGGGCTAGATGTCGAGCTTCTCCTTCGGATTTTGGAGATGAAG GTGGATGCATTCGGACGCGAGCttcctttggattttggaGATGAAGGTTTTGCGGAAGAGGGAGTTGATGGAGACTGCGGTGTAGACGGCGaggttttcgttggttttggtgatgtaggtgttgtcgatttcttcgaaggtggagtagttgaggtggatgcattcgggcgcgagcttcctttggattttggagatgaaggttttgcggaagagggagttgatggaggctgcggtgtagacggcgaggttttcgttggttttggtgatgtaggtgttgtcgatttcttcgaag gttttgcggaagagggagttgatggaggctgcggtgtagacggcgaggttttcgttggttttggtgatgtaggtgttgtcgatttcttcgaaggtggagtagttgaggtggatgcattcgggcgcgagcttcctttggattttggagatgaaggttttgcggaagagggagttgatggaggctgcggtgtagacggcgaggttttcgttggttttggtgatgtaggtgttgtcgatttcttcgaaggtggagtagttgaggtggatgcattcgggcgcgagcttcctttggattttggagatgaaggttttgcggaagagggagttgatggaggctgcggtgtagacggcgagcttttcgttggttttggtgatgtaggtgttgtcgatttcttcgaaggtgGAGTAGTTGAGGTGGATGCATTCGGCCGCGAGCTTCCTTTGGACTTTATTGAAGTAGATTTCTGCGTCGAAGGAGTGGTTAAACTGAAGGGCTTAGACGGTGAGCTCTCCTTCAGTTTTGGAGATGTAGGTTTCGCGGAAGAGGGAGTTGATGGAGGCTGCGGTGTAGATGGCGAGCTTTTCGTTGGCTTTGATGTTGTGGATATCTTCGATCGtgaaaaatctgaattttGGACAGAACATTATCACACTGGGAATCGAGCagtgaaatag
- a CDS encoding hypothetical protein (NECATOR_CHRV.G20803.T2) — MDGLDVELPSDFGDEGFAEEGVDGGCGVDGEVFVGFGDVGVVDFFEGGVVEVDAFGRELPLDFGDEGFAEEGVDGGCGVDGEVFVGFGDVGVVDFFEGGVVEVDAFGRELPLDFVEVDFCDDDEGFAEEGVDGGCGVDGEVFVGFDDVGVVDFFEGGVVEVDAFGRELPLDFGDEGFAEEGVDGDCGVDGEVFVGFGDVGVVDFFEGGVVEVDAFGRELPLDFGDEGFAEEGVDGGCGVDGEVFVGFGDVGVVDFFEDEGFAEEGVDGGCGVDGEVFVGFGDVGVVDFFEGGVVEVDAFGRELPLDFGDEGFAEEGVDGGCGVDGEVFVGFGDVGVVDFFEGGVVEVDAFGRELPLDFGDEGFAEEGVDGGCGVDGELFVGFGDVGVVDFFEGGVVEVDAFGRELPLDFIEVDFCVEGVVKLKGLDGELSFSFGDVGFAEEGVDGGCGVDGELFVGFDVVDIFDREKSEFWTEHYHTGNRAVK; from the exons ATGGATGGGCTAGATGTCGAGCTTCCTTCGGATTTTGGAGATGAAGGTTTTGCGGAAGAGGGAGTTGATGGAGGCTGCGGTGTAGACGGCGaggttttcgttggttttggtgatgtaggtgttgtcgatttcttcgaaggtggagtagttgaggtggatgcattcgggcgcgagcttcctttggattttggagatgaaggttttgcggaagagggagttgatggaggctgcggtgtagacggcgaggttttcgttggttttggtgatgtaggtgttgtcgatttcttcgaaggtgGAGTAGTTGAGGTGGATGCATTCGGGCGCGAGCTTCCTTTGGACTTTGTTGAAGTAGATTTCTGCGACGATG ATGAAGGTTTTGCGGAAGAGGGAGTTGATGGAGGCTGCGGTGTAGACGGCGaggttttcgttggttttgatgatgtaggtgttgtcgatttcttcgaaggtgGAGTAGTTGAGGTGGATGCATTCGGACGCGAGCttcctttggattttggaGATGAAGGTTTTGCGGAAGAGGGAGTTGATGGAGACTGCGGTGTAGACGGCGaggttttcgttggttttggtgatgtaggtgttgtcgatttcttcgaaggtggagtagttgaggtggatgcattcgggcgcgagcttcctttggattttggagatgaaggttttgcggaagagggagttgatggaggctgcggtgtagacggcgaggttttcgttggttttggtgatgtaggtgttgtcgatttcttcgaag atgaaggttttgcggaagagggagttgatggaggctgcggtgtagacggcgaggttttcgttggttttggtgatgtaggtgttgtcgatttcttcgaaggtggagtagttgaggtggatgcattcgggcgcgagcttcctttggattttggagatgaaggttttgcggaagagggagttgatggaggctgcggtgtagacggcgaggttttcgttggttttggtgatgtaggtgttgtcgatttcttcgaaggtggagtagttgaggtggatgcattcgggcgcgagcttcctttggattttggagatgaaggttttgcggaagagggagttgatggaggctgcggtgtagacggcgagcttttcgttggttttggtgatgtaggtgttgtcgatttcttcgaaggtgGAGTAGTTGAGGTGGATGCATTCGGCCGCGAGCTTCCTTTGGACTTTATTGAAGTAGATTTCTGCGTCGAAGGAGTGGTTAAACTGAAGGGCTTAGACGGTGAGCTCTCCTTCAGTTTTGGAGATGTAGGTTTCGCGGAAGAGGGAGTTGATGGAGGCTGCGGTGTAGATGGCGAGCTTTTCGTTGGCTTTGATGTTGTGGATATCTTCGATCGtgaaaaatctgaattttGGACAGAACATTATCACACTGGGAATCGAGCagtgaaatag
- a CDS encoding hypothetical protein (NECATOR_CHRV.G20804.T2): MKVLRKGFVKEGVDGGCGVDGEVFVGFGDVGVVDFFEGGVVEVDAFGRELPLDFGDEGFAEEGVDGGCGVDGEVFVGFGDVGVVDFFEGGVVEVDAFGRELPLDFVEVDFCDDDEGFAEEGVDGGCGVDGEVFVGFDGVGVVDFFEGGVVEVDAFGRELPLDFGDEGFAEEGVDGGCGVDGEVFVGFGDVGVVDFFEGGVVEVDAFGRELPLDFGDEGVVDFFEGGVVEVDAFGRELPLDFVEVDFCDDGGCIPELPLDFGDEGFAEEGVDGGCGVDGEVFVGFGDVGVVDFFEGGVVEVDAFGRELPLDFGDEGFAEEGVDGGCGVDGELFVSFGDVGVVDFFEGGVVEVDAFGRELPLDFGDEGFAEEGVDGGCGVDGEVFVGFGDVGVVDFFEGGVVEVDAFGRELPLDFVEVDFCDDGIVDVDGLDVELLSDFGDEGFAEEGVDGGCGVDGEVFVGFDDVGVVDFFEGGVVEVDAFGRELPLDFGDEGFAEEGVDGGCGVDGEVFVGFGDVGVVDFFEGGVVEVDAFGRELPLDFVEVDFCDDGIVDVDGLDVELLSDFGDEGVVDFFEGGVVEVDAFGRELPLDFGDEGFAEEGVDGGCGVDGELFVSFGDVGVVDFFEGGVVEVDAFGRELPLDFGDEGFAEEGVDGGCGVDGEVFVGFGDVGVVDFFEGGVVEVDAFGRELPLDFVEVDFCDDGIVDVDGLDVELLSDFGDEGFAEEGVDGGCGVDGEVFVGFGDVGVVDFFEGGVVEVDAFGRELPLDFGDEGFAEEGVDGGCGVDGEVFVGFGDVGVVDFFEGGVVEVDAFGRELWTLLSRFLRNEGFAEEGVDGGCGVDGEVFVGFGDVGVVDFFEGGVVEVDAFGRELPLDFGDEGFAEEGVDGGCGVDGEVFVGFGDVGVVDFFEGGVVEVDAFGRELPLDFGDEGFAEEGVDGGCGVDGEVFVGFGDVGVVDFFEGGVVEVDAFGRELPLDFGDEGVVDFFEGGVVEVDAFGRELPLDFGDEGFAEEGVDGGCGVDGEVFVGFGDVGVVDFFEGGVVEVDAFGRELPLDFGDEGFADG; the protein is encoded by the exons ATGAAGGTGTTGCGAAAGGGTTTTGTGAAAGAGGGAGTTGATGGAGGCTGCGGTGTAGACGGCGaggttttcgttggttttggtgatgtaggtgttgtcgatttcttcgaaggtggagtagttgaggtggatgcattcgggcgcgagcttcctttggattttggagatgaaggttttgcggaagagggagttgatggaggctgcggtgtagacggcgaggttttcgttggttttggtgatgtaggtgttgtcgatttcttcgaaggtgGAGTAGTTGAGGTGGATGCATTCGGGCGCGAGCTTCCTTTGGACTTTGTTGAAGTAGATTTCTGCGACGATG ATGAAGGTTTTGCGGAAGAGGGAGTTGATGGAGGTTGCGGTGTAGACGGCGaggttttcgttggttttgaTGGTGTAGgtgttgtcgatttcttcgaaggtggagtagttgaggtggatgcattcgggcgcgagcttcctttggattttggagatgaaggttttgcggaagagggagttgatggaggctgcggtgtagacggcgaggttttcgttggttttggtgatgtaggtgttgtcgatttcttcgaaggtggagtagttgaggtggatgcattcgggcgcgagcttcctttggattttggagatgaag gtgttgtcgatttcttcgaaggtgGAGTAGTTGAGGTGGATGCATTCGGGCGCGAGCTTCCTTTGGACTTTGTTGAAGTAGATTTCTGCGACGATG GTGGATGCATTCCCGAGCttcctttggattttggagatgaaggttttgcggaagagggagttgatggaggctgcggtgtagacggcgaggttttcgttggttttggtgatgtaggtgttgtcgatttcttcgaaggtggagtagttgaggtggatgcattcgggcgcgagcttcctttggattttggaGATGAAGGTTTTGCGGAAGAGGGAGTTGATGGAGGCTGCGGTGTAGACGGCGAGCTTTTCGTTAGTTTTGGTGATGTAGgtgttgtcgatttcttcgaaggtggagtagttgaggtggatgcattcgggcgcgagcttcctttggattttggagatgaaggttttgcggaagagggagttgatggaggctgcggtgtagacggcgaggttttcgttggttttggtgatgtaggtgttgtcgatttcttcgaaggtgGAGTAGTTGAGGTGGATGCATTCGGGCGCGAGCTTCCTTTGGACTTTGTTGAAGTAGATTTCTGCGACGATGGTATTGTTGATGTGGATGGGCTAGATGTCGAGCTTCTTTCGGATTTTGGAGATGAAGGTTTTGCGGAAGAGGGAGTTGATGGAGGCTGCGGTGTAGACGGCGaggttttcgttggttttgatgatgtaggtgttgtcgatttcttcgaaggtggagtagttgaggtggatgcattcgggcgcgagcttcctttggattttggagatgaaggttttgcggaagagggagttgatggaggctgcggtgtagacggcgaggttttcgttggttttggtgatgtaggtgttgtcgatttcttcgaaggtgGAGTAGTTGAGGTGGATGCATTCGGGCGCGAGCTTCCTTTGGACTTTGTTGAAGTAGATTTCTGCGACGATGGTATTGTTGATGTGGATGGGCTAGATGTCGAGCTTCTTTCGGATTTTGGAGATGAAG gtgttgtcgatttcttcgaaggtggagtagttgaggtggatgcattcgggcgcgagcttcctttggattttggaGATGAAGGTTTTGCGGAAGAGGGAGTTGATGGAGGCTGCGGTGTAGACGGCGAGCTTTTCGTTAGTTTTGGTGATGTAGgtgttgtcgatttcttcgaaggtggagtagttgaggtggatgcattcgggcgcgagcttcctttggattttggagatgaaggttttgcggaagagggagttgatggaggctgcggtgtagacggcgaggttttcgttggttttggtgatgtaggtgttgtcgatttcttcgaaggtgGAGTAGTTGAGGTGGATGCATTCGGGCGCGAGCTTCCTTTGGACTTTGTTGAAGTAGATTTCTGCGACGATGGTATTGTTGATGTGGATGGGCTAGATGTCGAGCTTCTTTCGGATTTTGGAGATGAAGGTTTTGCGGAAGAGGGAGTTGATGGAGGCTGCGGTGTAGACGGCGaggttttcgttggttttggtgatgtaggtgttgtcgatttcttcgaaggtggagtagttgaggtggatgcattcgggcgcgagcttcctttggattttggagatgaaggttttgcggaagagggagttgatggaggctgcggtgtagacggcgaggttttcgttggttttggtgatgtaggtgttgtcgatttcttcgaaggtgGAGTAGTTGAGGTGGATGCATTCGGGCGCGAGCTTTGGACTTTGTTGAGTAGATTTCTTCGAA atgaaggttttgcggaagagggagttgatggaggctgcggtgtagacggcgaggttttcgttggttttggtgatgtaggtgttgtcgatttcttcgaaggtggagtagttgaggtggatgcattcgggcgcgagcttcctttggattttggaGATGAAG GTTTTGCGGAAGAGGGAGTTGATGGAGGCTGCGGTGTAGACGGCGaggttttcgttggttttggtgatgtaggtgttgtcgatttcttcgaaggtggagtagttgaggtggatgcattcgggcgcgagcttcctttggattttggagatgaaggttttgcggaagagggagttgatggaggctgcggtgtagacggcgaggttttcgttggttttggtgatgtaggtgttgtcgatttcttcgaaggtggagtagttgaggtggatgcattcgggcgcgagcttcctttggattttggagatgaag gtgttgtcgatttcttcgaaggtggagtagttgaggtggatgcattcgggcgcgagcttcctttggattttggagatgaaggttttgcggaagagggagttgatggaggctgcggtgtagacggcgaggttttcgttggttttggtgatgtaggtgttgtcgatttcttcgaaggtggagtagttgaggtggatgcattcgggcgcgagcttcctttggattttggaGATGAAGGTTTTGCGGATGGTTAG